A genome region from Cucumis sativus cultivar 9930 chromosome 4, Cucumber_9930_V3, whole genome shotgun sequence includes the following:
- the LOC101212183 gene encoding probable F-box protein At5g04010, translating into MAQPLPSLSSSPPPWEVILLVAERLDPKTLATASCVCKSWSLSMASDHLWEPIFTANFPSLFNLATAPATSPHVSFRRLFGLGYIAAARRRPAQSKPSLSLSDLVFVISISFTNKDRCSIACDGVNKEEKAPRPQSSLTIVKHGEELPVDRNGLFKFDINLNENGDGAPVVIGAREEVEVVWNIVLEGWRGVFTMIECGGRVGMAPRADGWFSEELPAAGCCPNVVSGGIVGDLRLGLCGNGGGSNKVRIESVSVGMMSVVSWRYVSLDDGLMYLQHFLFNANV; encoded by the exons ATGGCACAACCTCTTCCctcactttcttcttcaccaccGCCGTGGGAGGTGATTCTTCTCGTCGCCGAACGGCTCGACCCCAAAACTCTGGCCACCGCCTCCTGCGTTTGCAAGTCTTGGTCCCTTTCCATGGCCTCCGACCACCTTTGGGAGCCTATTTTCACCGCTAATTTCCCTTCTCTCTTTAACCTTGCAACCGCCCCGGCCACGTCACCACACGTGTCCTTCCGCCGCCTCTTTGGCCTCGGCTACATTGCTGCCGCTCGCCGCCGTCCCGCTCAGTCGAAACCTTCTCTTTCCCTCTCCGACCTCGTCTTTGTTATTAGTATTTCCTTCACCAACAAAGATAGGTGTAGTATTGCTTGTGACGGAGtgaataaagaagaaaaag CTCCGAGGCCACAATCCAGCCTCACCATCGTGAAGCATGGCGAGGAGCTACCCGTAGATCGAAATGGACTATTCAAATTCGACATAAATCTCAACGAGAATGGGGACGGTGCTCCGGTGGTCATTGGAGCGAGAGAGGAGGTGGAGGTGGTATGGAACATAGTGTTAGAAGGGTGGAGGGGGGTATTTACAATGATTGAATGTGGAGGAAGAGTGGGAATGGCTCCTAGAGCGGATGGGTGGTTCTCGGAGGAGCTTCCGGCAGCGGGGTGCTGCCCGAACGTCGTGAGTGGCGGCATTGTGGGGGATTTGAGACTAGGGTTGTGTGGAAATGGAGGAGGGAGTAATAAGGTTAGGATTGAAAGTGTGAGTGTAGGGATGATGAGTGTTGTGAGTTGGAGATATGTGAGCTTAGATGATGGGTTAATGTATTTGCaacattttttgttcaatGCTAACGTCTAG
- the LOC105435104 gene encoding secreted RxLR effector protein 161-like — translation MDVKNDFLNGTLSEEVYMKLPPGISSHPNKTISDLQHYLGQHFEMKDLESLNYFLGLEVSQRSDGYLLSQANLIYLTVTHPKIAYVVHIVSQFIAAPRTIHFIAVLHILRYVKETLGHGLQFSSQSSLVLSGYSDAD, via the exons atggatgtcaagaatGACTTTCTTAATGGGACTCTTTCTGAAGAAGTTTACATGAAGCTACCACCTGGTATTTCTTCTCATCCTAACAAA ACCATATCCGACCTACAACATTATCTTGGTCaacattttgagatgaaagaccTTGAATCTCTCAACTACTTTCTCGGTCTTGAAGTCTCTCAACGCTCTGATGGTTATTTGTTATCTCAAGCAAA TCTTATCTATCTAACAGTGACTCATCCAAAAATTGCATATGTTGTTCACATTGTCAGTCAATTTATAGCTGCTCCTAGAACCATCCACTTTATTGCTGTTCTACACATCCTTCGTTATGTTAAGGAAACTTTGGGACATGGCCTTCAGTTTTCTTCTCAATCTTCTCTTGTGTTGTCTGGGTATTCTGATGCAGACTAG
- the LOC105434908 gene encoding uncharacterized protein LOC105434908: MSLFFLGAGGALIWTILIYSKFKVSRGQRDNGPSFIDSLSLSPFTLRPTWQYSQEVKCISFVNQVTYCRLEKKKVLILWASKKIKPSHRYLCLSKCPHHPPLQEVFDHDIVLSNDLMCEAEINLQP, translated from the exons ATGTCCTTGTTCTTCTTGGGTGCTGGTGGTGCCCTTATCTGgacaattttgatttattcaaaattcaaagtatCCCGTGGACAACGAGACAATGGACCTTCCTTCATTGACTCTCTGTCGCTTTCTCCTTTTACTCTCCGCCCCACATGGCAGTACTCTCAG GAGGTAAAATGCATATCATTTGTTAACCAAGTCACTTATTGCagactagaaaaaaaaaaag TTTTGATTTTATGGGCCAGcaagaaaattaaaccatCTCATAGGTATCTATGCCTAAG CAAGTGTCCACATCATCCTCCATTGCAGGAAGTGTTCGATCATGACATAGTTTTATCTAATGACTTGATGTGCGAAGCAGAAATCAACCTTCAACCATGA